Proteins encoded together in one Coffea arabica cultivar ET-39 chromosome 2c, Coffea Arabica ET-39 HiFi, whole genome shotgun sequence window:
- the LOC113725956 gene encoding uncharacterized protein, with product MASGAWCGVAPFLFRKKLPGFEGKEQASKSSKASKNQKQMKNTAVVKSRGVAGNFVKMTDIRTKVLTFRDLLDLSPCIGSASVNELLIWTLQDLHRLYPSLKPSIPVSEIERASTDQVLRCFCDFLKSLGDSWINNGEWMVKCKYDASIKLNQNDLEDIAQSMLEDMNKLARERMFDMMDEDEQMNGYSPSETAFGKALSESYSDSKNSLSSSPATPTSVLQDMTNMLSKGTKQSYTPPLLLQLRVQAVEKLNPIDIKRLSFHMLPHAAAPDPNYPLQKCETFEGRRLELEAKHESVSKAAGTNEVNQDFEMEEDTFDVVMTNSDESAIEAGKTRTTNENLVTGPVPCTPAKGDIDVVPPPTSLPKLRSNVSEKENTPQIPVEYKLPLDKIASQGSAAPPPPPPPPPQMFPKNEVLLARQCQTQLLETTCPTPPPPPPIPSPIAEGSIAITPPPPPPPPLPPVTSMSTTFFPPPPPPPPPPSTSNIPGSIAPPPPPSSMASGNFTFHPPPPPPPMGSGKIAPPPPPPPMGASNGGVPAPPPPMQPGMRGPPPPPPGLGGAKDPRLRKAATKLKRSSQMGNLYRLLKLKVEGGSNLDAKSSRKGKISSTSGGQQGMADALAEMTKRSAYFQQIEEDFKNHEKSIRELKVSINSFQCSDMTELHKFHKHVESILEKLTDETQVLARFEDFPTKKLEALRMAAALYSKLDTIITTLKNWQIESPVGPVIDKIEKYFSKIKQELDALERTKDEESKKFQSHKINFDFGILVRIKELMVDVSSSCMEQALKERRDAKAMENAQKGPKTECPKKRSGKMLWKAFQFAYRVYTFAGGHDDRADQLTRELASEIQTDPNH from the exons ATGGCATCAGGGGCCTGGTGCGGCGTGGCACCCTTCCTTTTCCGTAAAAAGCTTCCAGGATTTGAG GGTAAAGAACAAGCAAGTAAAAGCTCTAAAgcatcaaaaaatcaaaaacaaatGAAGAATACTGCAGTTGTCAAGTCACGCGGGGTTGCAGGGAACTTTGTAAAGATGACAGATATTCGGACGAAGGTTCTGACCTTCAGGGACTTGCTTGACTTATCTCCCTGCATTGGCTCTGCTTCTGTGAATGAG CTACTGATATGGACACTGCAGGATCTCCATAGACTATATCCTTCCCTTAAACCAAGCATTCCAGTATCAGAAATCGAAAGAGCATCAACAGATCAG GTACTACGCTGCTTCTGCGATTTCCTGAAATCACTTGGAGACTCGTGGATTAACAATGGTGAATGGATGGTTAAATGCAAGTATGATGCCTCTATTAAGCTGAACCAAAATGATCTGGAAGATATTG CACAGTCCATGCTTGAAGACATGAACAAGCTAGCAAGAGAAAGGATGTTTgatatgatggatgaggatgAGCAGATGAATGGATATAGTCCCTCCGAGACTGCATTTGGGAAAGCCTTGTCAGAGTCCTATTCAGACAGTAAAAATTCCCTTTCCAGTTCTCCAGCTACTCCAACTTCAGTCCTTCAAGATATGACCAATATGTTATCCAAGGGCACAAAGCAATCCTATACTCCACCTCTTCTGCTTCAACTTAGAGTTCAAGCAGTTGAAAAACTGAACCCCATAGATATAAAGCGCCTGTCATTCCACATGCTTCCTCATGCAGCAGCTCCAGATCCTAATTACCCACTCCAGAAATGTGAAACATTTGAGGGACGACGGCTGGAGCtggaagcaaaacatgaatcTGTATCAAAAGCAGCAGGCACCAATGAGGTTAACCAAGATTTTGAAATGGAAGAGGACACTTTCGACGTAGTAATGACCAATTCAGATGAGTCGGCAATTGAAGCTGGAAAAACTAGGACTACTAATGAAAATTTGGTAACTGGGCCAGTCCCTTGCACCCCAGCAAAAGGAGATATTGATGTGGTTCCACCACCTACTTCACTCCCTAAACTGAGATCAAATGTCTCTGAAAAGGAAAATACTCCACAAATTCCAGTAGAATACAAATTACCCCTAGATAAAATAGCCTCACAAGGATCAGCAGCACCACCAcccccacctcctcctccaccacaGATGTTTCCCAAAAATGAAGTACTATTGGCACGACAATGTCAAACTCAATTATTGGAAACAACATGTCcaacaccaccaccacctccacctaTACCGTCGCCAATTGCTGAGGGAAGCATAGCCATCacaccacctccaccaccacctccacctcTACCACCAGTGACTTCAATGAGCACAACTttctttcctcctcctcctcctcctcctccacctccATCAACTTCCAACATACCGGGAAGTATAGCACCACCTCCTCCACCTTCATCTATGGCATCaggaaatttcacatttcatccaCCACCACCCCCTCCACCCATGGGATCAGGAAAAATAGCtccaccacctccacctcctCCTATGGGAGCATCCAATGGAGGAGTGCCAGCACCGCCACCCCCCATGCAGCCAGGAATGCGAGGTCCTCCACCTCCTCCTCCAGGGCTTGGAGGTGCCAAAGACCCGCGTCTCAGGAAAGCAGCAACCAAATTGAAGAGGTCATCCCAAATGGGAAATCTGTATCGGCTTCTCAAATTAAAGGTGGAAGGTGGGTCTAACTTAGATGCAAAATCATCAAGGAAAGGTAAAATTTCTTCCACAAGTGGAGGACAACAGGGAATGGCTGATGCACTTGCAGAAATGACAAAGAG GTCAGCATACTTCCAACAGATTGAAGAGGAtttcaaaaatcatgaaaagtcTATCAGGGAGTTGAAAGTTTCCATCAACTCTTTCCAGTGTTCGGACATGACTGAACTCCATAAGTTCCACAAGCATGTGGAGTCCATCCTTGAGAAGTTAACTGATGAGACACAG GTGCTAGCAAGATTTGAAgattttccaacaaaaaaatTGGAAGCACTGAGGATGGCAGCAGCATTGTACTCCAAATTAGATACTATAATCACAACCCTTAAGAACTGGCAGATTGAGTCTCCTGTTGGCCCAGTTATTGATAAAATTGAGAAATACTTTAGCAAG ATCAAACAAGAACTGGATGCTTTGGAAAGGACTAAAGATGAAGAGTCTAAGAAATTTCAGAGTCACAAAATCAATTTCGACTTTGGCATCCTTGTACGCATTAAGGAATTGATGGTGGATGTTTCTTCAAGCTGTATGGAGCAGGCACTGAAG GAAAGAAGAGATGCAAAGGCAATGGAGAATGCACAAAAAGGACCTAAAACCGAATGTCCTAAAAAGAGATCTGGTAAAATGCTTTGGAAGGCCTTTCAGTTTGCATACCGGGTTTATACTTTTGCAGGTGGACATGATGACCGTGCTGATCAGCTGACAAGAGAACTGGCTTCTGAAATCCAGACTGATCCGAATCATTAG
- the LOC113725958 gene encoding polyphenol oxidase, chloroplastic-like encodes MASLSTSTACTSATTLSSLHYSPFLAKTFHISTTKKRNHHFKVSCQATNGERNASRRNVLIGLGGLYGAASLAADPFALAAPIQAPDVSTCGPADLPSGATPTNCCPPPATTIVDFKLPAPSNTLRVRPAAHLVDEAYIAKFQRAVQLMKALPDDDPRSFKQQANVHCAYCDGAYDQVGFPNLELQVHNSWLFLPFHRYYLYFYERILGKLINDPTFAMPFWNWDAQGGMRLPDIYTDPTSPLYDTLRDGSHQPPTMIDLDFNGTDSNISDSQQLSQNYTIMYRQMVSNSRTPRLFFGSPYRAGDDPDPGAGQLENIPHGPVHVWTGDRTQPNLEDMGNFYSAGRDPIFYAHHSNIDRMWTLWKTLGGRRQDITDTDWLNASFVFYDENAQMVRVRVRDCLDTTKLGYSYQTVDTPWLNSRPTPRLTKVARKIKKLVVANAADHSHSPTDIFPAKLDKIIKVMVKRPKKKRSKKEKDEKEEILVIEKIEVERDAFAKFDIYINDEDDPKSTPENTEFAGSFVNVPHKHKHGKKIKTHLNLSLTEILEDLDAEDDEHVMVTLVPRVGCDAVTIGGIKIILD; translated from the coding sequence ATGGCATCTCTTTCAACTTCCACTGCCTGCACTTCTGCCACCACCCTTTCCAGTTTGCACTACTCTCCTTTCCTAGCCAAGACCTTTCACATTTCCACGACCAAAAAGCGTAACCATCATTTCAAGGTTTCTTGCCAAGCCACAAATGGAGAAAGAAATGCATCTAGGAGAAATGTACTCATCGGTTTAGGTGGGCTATATGGTGCAGCTAGTCTTGCAGCTGATCCCTTTGCCCTCGCAGCCCCAATACAAGCCCCTGATGTCTCGACATGCGGCCCAGCCGACTTGCCCTCCGGCGCTACACCAACCAATTGCTGCCCTCCGCCGGCAACCACCATTGTGGATTTCAAGCTTCCTGCACCATCTAATACTCTACGCGTTAGACCAGCTGCTCATCTTGTTGATGAAGCATACATAGCAAAGTTTCAGAGGGCAGTACAACTCATGAAAGCCCTTCCTGATGATGATCCAAGAAGTTTCAAACAACAGGCTAATGTTCACTGTGCTTATTGTGATGGAGCCTATGATCAAgttggatttccaaatcttgagcTTCAAGTTCACAACTCTTGgcttttccttccatttcatcGGTACTATTTGTACTTCTACGAGAGAATCTTGGGAAAGTTGATCAATGATCCAACTTTTGCCATGCCATTTTGGAACTGGGATGCTCAAGGTGGAATGCGTCTCCCTGATATATACACTGACCCTACTTCTCCACTCTATGATACTCTTCGCGACGGCAGCCACCAGCCTCCAACAATGATAGACTTGGATTTCAATGGAACCGATTCCAACATCTCTGATAGCCAGCAATTGTCCCAAAATTACACTATCATGTACCGCCAAATGGTATCGAATTCCAGGACTCCCCGGCTATTCTTTGGCAGCCCATATCGCGCCGGTGATGATCCTGATCCAGGAGCTGGTCAACTTGAAAACATCCCTCATGGACCAGTTCACGTGTGGACAGGTGACAGAACTCAGCCTAATCTAGAGGACATGGGCAACTTTTACTCGGCCGGTAGAGACCCTATTTTCTATGCTCATCATTCCAACATTGATAGAATGTGGACTTTGTGGAAAACTTTGGGTGGAAGGCGTCAGGATATCACTGATACTGATTGGCTAAACGCTTCATTCGTGTTCTATGATGAAAATGCTCAAATGGTTCGTGTACGAGTCCGAGATTGTTTGGACACAACCAAGCTTGGGTATAGCTATCAAACTGTGGATACTCCGTGGTTGAATTCTCGTCCAACCCCCCGCCTGACAAAGGTAGCGAGGAAAATCAAGAAACTTGTGGTGGCAAATGCTGCTGACCATAGCCATTCACCTACAGATATCTTCCCAGCAAAGCTGGACAAGATAATCAAAGTCATGGTTAAGAGgccgaagaagaagagaagcaagaaggagaaagatgaaaaggaagaaattttggtgATTGAAAAGATTGAAGTGGAGAGAGATGCATTTGCCAAATTTGACATATACattaatgatgaagatgatccGAAGAGCACGCCGGAGAATACCGAGTTTGCTGGAAGTTTTGTGAATGTTCCTCATAAGCATAAGCATGGGAAGAAGATCAAGACTCATCTGAATCTGTCATTGACTGAGATTTTGGAAGATTTggatgctgaagatgatgaacaTGTGATGGTGACTTTGGTTCCACGAGTTGGATGTGATGCTGTGACCATTGGTGGAATCAAGATTATTCTTGATTGA
- the LOC113723894 gene encoding polyphenol oxidase, chloroplastic-like — protein MHGLGKFDRRNVLIGLGGLYGAACTFVTKPFVYAAPISAPDITQCGAAKLPSGATPTNCCPPLPTNIVDFKLPPTSTNLCVRPAAHLVDGEYIAKFADAIQRMKALPDDDPRSFNQQAKVHCAYCDGAYNQVGFPNLELQVHNSWLFFPFHRCYLYFFEKILGSLINDPNFAIPFWNWDNSDGMQLPGFYSDPDSPLYDSLRDTNHQPPTIIDLDYNGFDTSIDDQLQVSQNLITMYRQMMVNSRTARLFFGSPYRAGDDPDPGAGSLENIPHGSVHVWTGDRNQPNGEDMGNFYSAARDPMFYAHHSNLDRLWNVWKTLGGRRQDITDPDWLDASFLFYDENAEMVRVKVRDCLDTTKLGYTYQAVDNPWLNSLPTPRLTRVSRKIKKLGVANAADTQMDKDVFPIRLEKAVKVMVKRPKTKRIKKVKEEKEEVLIIEKIEVERDVFAKFDVFVNDEDAPKSGPDKTEFAGSFLNVPHRHNHGKKIKTEVKLVITEILEDLDAEEDDHVLVTLIPRSGCDALTIGGIKIVVL, from the coding sequence ATGCATGGCCTTGGGAAGTTCGATCGTAGAAATGTTCTTATTGGTTTAGGAGGACTATATGGTGCAGCCTGTACTTTTGTTACTAAACCTTTTGTCTATGCGGCACCGATATCAGCACCTGATATTACACAATGCGGTGCAGCAAAATTGCCCAGTGGAGCCACACCAACCAATTGTTGCCCTCCACTCCCCACAAACATAGTCGATTTCAAGCTTCCTCCAACATCTACTAACCTGTGTGTTAGGCCTGCTGCTCACCTAGTCGACGGCGAATACATTGCGAAGTTTGCAGACGCCATACAACGGATGAAAGCCCTTCCTGACGATGATCCAAGAAGTTTCAATCAACAAGCCAAGGTACATTGTGCCTACTGTGATGGTGCTTATAATCAAgttggatttccaaatcttgaacTTCAAGTACACAACTCATGGCTCTTCTTCCCATTTCATCGGTGTTACTTATACTTCTTCGAGAAAATCTTGGGAAGCCTCATTAATGATCCAAATTTCGCCATACCATTTTGGAACTGGGACAATTCTGATGGGATGCAATTACCTGGATTCTATTCTGACCCTGATTCTCCACTCTATGATAGTCTTCGCGACACCAATCATCAGCCACCAACAATAATTGACTTGGACTACAATGGCTTTGACACTTCTATTGATGATCAATTACAAGTGTCTCAAAACTTGATAACCATGTACAGACAAATGATGGTGAATTCCAGGACTGCCAGGCTCTTTTTTGGCAGCCCTTATCGGGCTGGTGATGATCCTGACCCCGGAGCCGGTTCGCTTGAGAACATCCCTCATGGATCAGTTCATGTATGGACTGGCGACAGAAATCAACCTAATGGGGAGGATATGGGGAACTTTTATTCGGCTGCTCGAGACCCCATGTTCTATGCTCATCACTCCAATTTGGATAGGCTATGGAATGTATGGAAAACTCTTGGAGGAAGGCGGCAAGATATCACAGATCCTGATTGGCTTGATGCATCATTTCTCTTCTACGATGAAAATGCTGAAATGGTCCGCGTAAAAGTTCGCGACTGTTTGGACACCACCAAGCTTGGTTATACATATCAAGCCGTGGATAATCCATGGCTGAATTCTCTTCCCACCCCTCGTCTAACCAGAGTTTCGAGGAAGATAAAGAAGCTTGGGGTGGCAAATGCAGCGGACACGCAAATGGATAAAGATGTCTTCCCAATAAGGCTAGAGAAGGCAGTGAAGGTTATGGTTAAGAGGCCAAAGACGAAGAGGATAAAGAAGgtgaaagaggaaaaagaggaagttttgattattgaaaagattgAAGTGGAGAGGGATGTATTTGCCAAGTTTGACGTGTTTGTTAATGACGAGGACGCCCCCAAGAGCGGGCCGGACAAGACTGAATTTGCCGGGAGCTTTTTGAACGTTCCACATAGGCATAATCATGGGAAGAAGATCAAGACTGAAGTGAAGTTGGTCATAACAGAGATTTTGGAAGATTTGGATGCTGAAGAAGATGATCATGTGTTGGTAACTTTAATTCCACGTAGCGGTTGTGATGCTTTGACAATAGGTGGTATCAAGATTGTTGTGCTTTGA
- the LOC140035495 gene encoding cysteine proteinase inhibitor 5-like encodes MALNLHPLLLTILVSPVVFPFSEAYRPVEAGRNPINVNDPHVIEIAKFAMSWRNAVSTTGFQFLKVIKGERQVAPRVTGVNYNLVILAKAADAPLYCEVAVFDREWENLRILTSFREIPAGDALAPALAPAGSW; translated from the coding sequence atgGCTCTTAATCTTCACCCTCTGCTCCTCACAATCCTAGTGTCACCGGTGGTCTTCCCTTTCTCAGAAGCCTACAGACCAGTCGAAGCAGGCAGGAACCCGATTAATGTAAACGACCCTCATGTAATAGAGATTGCAAAATTTGCAATGAGTTGGCGCAATGCTGTATCCACTACCGGTTTCCAGTTTCTAAAAGTGATCAAAGGAGAGCGACAAGTTGCTCCAAGAGTTACGGGCGTTAACTACAATCTTGTTATCTTGGCGAAGGCAGCAGATGCTCCCCTTTACTGTGAGGTTGCTGTTTTTGACAGAGAATGGGAGAATCTTAGGATACTCACTTCCTTCAGAGAAATCCCTGCTGGTGATGCGTTGGCGCCCGCATTGGCACCCGCGGGAAGTTGGTGA
- the LOC140035032 gene encoding protein MOR1-like — MSEDEKLLKEAKKLPWEDRLMHKNWKVRNDANIDLAAVCDSISDPKDPRLREFGPFFKKTLADSNAPVQEKALDALIAFLKAADADAARYAKEVCDVIVAKCMTGRPKTVEKSQTAFMLWMELEAVEQFLVFILISCLIYFISVFIFYFK, encoded by the exons ATGTCGGAGGATGAGAAGTTGTTGAAGGAGGCGAAGAAACTGCCATGGGAAGATAGGTTAATGCATAAGAATTGGAAGGTGAGGAACGATGCTAACATCGACTTGGCTGCCGTCTGCGACTCCATTTCCGATCCTAAGGACCCGCGCCTCCGGGAATTCG GACCATTTTTTAAAAAGACTCTTGCGGACTCGAATGCGCCGGTACAAGAGAAGGCGTTAGATGCCCTAATTGCCTTCTTAAAAGCTGCTGATGCTGATGCTGCGag ATATGCAAAAGAAGTATGTGACGTGATAGTGGCAAAATGCATGACGGGAAGGCCAAAGACGGTGGAGAAGTCACAAACGGCATTTATGCTGTGGATGGAGTTGGAAGCTGTTGAGCAATTCTTGGTATTCATTCTGATTTcctgtttaatttattttattagtgTTTTTATCTTTTACTTTAAATAG